Proteins encoded within one genomic window of Parolsenella massiliensis:
- a CDS encoding N-acetylmuramoyl-L-alanine amidase family protein, with the protein MKTRAAFARTGLIPFVFAFALVAMPTVARADTISDLYGTEYDRETVIEAGEYDDVEVDSDNTSNSTVAPYSLDDNSGIATYSERIRSVSPRYVSSEMLYFCKWESGQNYDQGLSWGDGYHAMGYFQFDNRYDLGSFLQAAYSYNPSKYSSLAIIGSRYGWDVSGATRSDGSFTQLGNDLNWAWHSAYAADPSEFSALQNDWAYTQYYDGSTGIRGSLRAMGIDIDNRPDSVKSLVWGMANLFGQGGGSAYVSRGLYYGANWFIKNSGVNGAMDDGQFVETLCDYVINNVARRYPSQPEYWQGWQNRYRDEKAHYLSVVRRWVYEDGTWYLETVSGHVRTKGWAHVNGSWYYLDSNTGAMRTGWVYVDGSWYWLDSSGAMKTGWLLLGETWYWLNSSGAMATGWQVIGSSWYWFNPSSGVMAASRTLIDGLWSDFASGGSWIGYSSGWDTRDGAKYWLENGSRAAGWRQISGNWYWFDQSGKAAINRTVSFGSSVYAFDSDGRMGEAGWCFANGTWYLASESGVLVNGWQRVGDVWYWLDKSTYAMKTGWCLLGSTWYHLSSSGSMDTGWFLDGNTWYWLDPSNGDMKTGWQYIGGIWYYLSPNGGAMQTGWILDGRTWYFLDGGGAMQSSRWIGNYYLLSSGAMATSQWIGPYYVDSSGRWVPGA; encoded by the coding sequence ATGAAGACAAGAGCTGCTTTTGCCCGTACGGGTTTAATCCCGTTTGTATTTGCATTCGCACTCGTTGCGATGCCAACAGTTGCAAGAGCCGATACAATCTCCGATCTTTATGGAACGGAGTATGACCGCGAAACCGTTATCGAAGCTGGCGAATACGATGACGTTGAAGTCGATTCAGATAACACCTCAAACTCCACTGTCGCACCGTATTCGTTAGATGACAATTCTGGGATTGCCACGTATAGCGAGCGCATCCGGTCCGTCTCCCCTCGATACGTATCTTCCGAGATGCTCTACTTCTGCAAGTGGGAGAGCGGGCAGAACTACGATCAAGGCCTCAGTTGGGGCGATGGCTATCACGCAATGGGCTACTTCCAGTTTGACAACCGCTATGACCTTGGCTCTTTTCTCCAGGCAGCCTATTCCTATAATCCGTCAAAGTACTCTTCTCTCGCAATTATCGGAAGCCGCTATGGTTGGGACGTCAGCGGTGCAACGCGCAGCGACGGTTCCTTTACCCAGCTGGGCAACGACCTGAATTGGGCCTGGCACTCGGCTTACGCAGCAGATCCGAGCGAGTTCTCTGCACTTCAAAACGATTGGGCATACACCCAGTACTACGACGGATCCACGGGCATCCGGGGCAGTCTTCGTGCAATGGGAATAGACATCGACAATCGGCCGGACAGCGTCAAGAGCCTCGTATGGGGTATGGCAAATCTATTTGGGCAAGGTGGGGGCAGCGCCTACGTTTCCCGCGGGCTCTACTATGGTGCCAATTGGTTCATCAAGAACTCCGGCGTCAACGGCGCTATGGATGATGGGCAATTTGTTGAAACGCTCTGCGATTACGTTATCAATAATGTCGCCCGACGCTACCCGTCTCAGCCTGAGTACTGGCAAGGCTGGCAGAACCGCTATAGGGACGAGAAAGCCCATTATCTCTCCGTTGTCAGACGGTGGGTCTACGAAGACGGAACCTGGTATCTGGAAACCGTCTCTGGACACGTGCGAACCAAAGGCTGGGCGCATGTGAACGGTTCTTGGTATTATCTCGACTCAAATACTGGTGCGATGAGGACAGGCTGGGTCTATGTTGATGGCTCTTGGTACTGGCTGGATTCTTCCGGTGCCATGAAGACGGGCTGGCTGCTGCTTGGGGAGACATGGTACTGGTTGAACAGCTCCGGAGCCATGGCCACTGGATGGCAGGTCATCGGTAGCTCCTGGTACTGGTTCAATCCCTCTTCTGGCGTCATGGCCGCATCCAGAACCCTTATCGACGGGCTCTGGTCAGACTTTGCAAGCGGTGGCTCATGGATTGGGTATTCCTCTGGCTGGGATACGAGAGACGGGGCCAAATACTGGTTGGAAAACGGCTCAAGAGCAGCCGGCTGGCGTCAGATAAGCGGCAATTGGTATTGGTTCGATCAAAGCGGCAAGGCCGCAATTAACAGGACCGTCTCCTTCGGCTCATCGGTTTACGCGTTTGATAGCGATGGCCGAATGGGAGAGGCGGGGTGGTGCTTTGCAAATGGCACTTGGTATCTCGCGTCAGAATCCGGCGTGCTCGTAAATGGCTGGCAGCGAGTCGGAGATGTTTGGTACTGGCTTGACAAATCAACTTATGCCATGAAGACAGGCTGGTGTCTCCTTGGGAGCACCTGGTACCACCTATCCTCTTCCGGCTCTATGGACACCGGCTGGTTCCTTGATGGCAACACCTGGTATTGGCTAGACCCCTCGAATGGTGACATGAAAACTGGGTGGCAGTACATCGGAGGAATTTGGTATTACCTCAGCCCCAATGGAGGAGCCATGCAAACGGGTTGGATCCTTGATGGGAGGACCTGGTACTTCCTTGATGGCGGCGGTGCTATGCAATCTTCACGTTGGATTGGCAACTACTACCTGCTTTCCAGCGGCGCCATGGCAACAAGCCAGTGGATAGGTCCCTATTATGTTGACAGCAGCGGACGTTGGGTACCTGGGGCATAG
- a CDS encoding L,D-transpeptidase family protein yields the protein MSTTSRKAAAFIAALALGGSLSVASVAVPRLAWADDAISTESAAPTDEVSAAGNQEPETPASDVTEEPVEQPKQGWQNEDGTRRYYDENGSIHKGWLQLDGAWYWLNETTGNMATGWQYVNGSWYWLDPASGVMATDRTDCNGSWSDFSASGAWSGYASGWDLRDGAWHWLENGGQLARGWRYVNGSWYWMDDSGVMCTGWANVSGSRYHLSASGAMDSGWLLDGGNWYWLDQSNGDVRTGWQWIGGRWYWADPETGVCAQNETREIGPELYAFDSSCAMGQSGWVLANNTWYWAGQSGALESGWRYVGGFWYWMNQESKAMATGLLDFNGTKYYMMPSGAMATGWAYDQTEKCWYYATNSSSDGHLLTGWQWIDGAWYWMDSTTAKMQTGWLSVGGKTYHLSNSGSMDSSCWIDDGDGSSSLLGSDGALTAKIVDDKVTMYNGSDGSKPADGLTQIGGAWFYIVDGTIQHGAIDIDGTTHLFDEKTGRAVTGWHADENGARYHYDEKGAKQVDCWVLDGSWYLLGQDGSPLTGWQNRGGAYYYLDSSSGAMKTGWLKTDGDWYWLDTTSGAMKTGWVWDGANWYYMNASGRMQTGWLNLSGTWYWLDTTSGAMGTGWIWDGGAYYFCASDGHWIDVNVQWRDMFNWAQDYSSATNYLILVDTQNCRVGIYYGRYGAWAPAKEFICSPGAPSTPTVKGQFTVQDKGYVFGHGYSCYYYTQFHNDYLFHSVLYYQDTFRIQDGRLGQHLSHGCVRLAIENAKWIYDNIPRGTKVVVW from the coding sequence ATGAGCACCACAAGCAGAAAGGCAGCTGCCTTTATCGCCGCCTTGGCTCTCGGCGGCTCGCTGAGCGTAGCATCGGTGGCAGTTCCTCGCCTTGCGTGGGCAGATGATGCTATATCCACAGAGTCAGCTGCCCCTACCGACGAGGTGAGCGCCGCAGGCAATCAAGAGCCCGAGACCCCCGCTTCCGACGTCACCGAAGAGCCCGTAGAACAGCCCAAGCAGGGTTGGCAGAACGAGGACGGGACAAGGCGCTACTACGACGAGAATGGCTCGATTCACAAGGGTTGGCTCCAGCTTGACGGCGCCTGGTACTGGCTCAACGAGACCACCGGAAACATGGCCACGGGTTGGCAGTACGTAAACGGCTCCTGGTATTGGCTCGACCCCGCATCCGGCGTGATGGCAACAGACCGCACGGATTGCAACGGAAGCTGGTCGGACTTCTCCGCGTCGGGAGCATGGAGCGGCTATGCCAGCGGCTGGGACCTGAGGGATGGCGCCTGGCACTGGCTTGAGAACGGCGGGCAGCTCGCACGCGGGTGGAGATACGTCAACGGCTCTTGGTACTGGATGGATGATTCCGGCGTCATGTGCACCGGCTGGGCCAACGTCAGTGGCTCCCGTTACCATCTCTCTGCCTCCGGCGCCATGGACTCCGGTTGGCTTCTGGATGGTGGAAACTGGTATTGGCTCGATCAGTCAAACGGCGACGTACGAACCGGCTGGCAGTGGATTGGCGGACGCTGGTACTGGGCAGACCCCGAAACGGGTGTCTGCGCCCAGAACGAGACCAGGGAAATCGGTCCGGAGCTCTACGCTTTTGATTCCTCGTGTGCGATGGGCCAGAGTGGATGGGTGCTCGCCAACAATACGTGGTACTGGGCCGGGCAGTCCGGCGCCCTTGAAAGCGGCTGGCGTTATGTTGGCGGATTCTGGTATTGGATGAACCAAGAGTCCAAGGCCATGGCGACCGGTCTCCTCGATTTCAATGGAACGAAGTACTACATGATGCCCTCGGGCGCCATGGCGACCGGTTGGGCCTATGACCAGACTGAAAAATGCTGGTACTACGCTACCAACTCCTCTTCTGATGGCCACCTTCTCACCGGCTGGCAATGGATTGACGGCGCCTGGTATTGGATGGACAGCACCACCGCCAAAATGCAAACCGGTTGGCTGAGCGTTGGCGGTAAGACGTACCACCTCTCCAACTCCGGTTCCATGGACAGCTCTTGCTGGATCGACGATGGCGATGGCAGCTCTTCTCTGCTTGGCAGTGACGGTGCTCTGACGGCCAAGATCGTCGATGACAAGGTCACCATGTACAACGGCTCCGACGGCTCCAAGCCCGCAGATGGCCTTACCCAAATTGGCGGAGCCTGGTTCTACATCGTTGACGGCACGATTCAGCACGGCGCTATCGACATTGATGGCACGACCCACCTCTTTGATGAGAAGACGGGCAGGGCGGTCACCGGCTGGCACGCGGACGAGAACGGCGCTCGTTATCACTATGACGAGAAGGGCGCAAAGCAGGTCGACTGCTGGGTTCTCGATGGCTCATGGTATCTCCTGGGCCAGGATGGCAGCCCGCTAACGGGATGGCAGAACCGGGGAGGTGCCTACTACTATCTCGACTCGTCTTCTGGGGCCATGAAGACCGGCTGGCTTAAGACCGACGGCGATTGGTACTGGCTCGATACAACGAGCGGCGCTATGAAGACCGGCTGGGTCTGGGATGGCGCCAATTGGTACTACATGAACGCTAGTGGCAGGATGCAGACTGGCTGGCTCAACCTGAGCGGAACCTGGTATTGGCTTGACACCACGAGCGGTGCCATGGGCACCGGTTGGATCTGGGATGGCGGCGCATACTACTTTTGCGCTTCCGACGGGCACTGGATTGACGTCAACGTTCAGTGGCGCGATATGTTCAACTGGGCGCAGGACTACTCAAGCGCCACGAACTACCTCATTCTCGTTGACACGCAGAACTGCAGGGTTGGCATCTATTATGGCCGCTATGGCGCATGGGCTCCCGCAAAGGAGTTCATCTGCTCGCCCGGCGCTCCATCAACTCCCACCGTCAAGGGCCAGTTCACGGTTCAGGACAAGGGTTATGTCTTTGGCCATGGCTATAGCTGCTACTACTACACGCAGTTCCACAACGACTATCTGTTCCATTCGGTCCTGTACTACCAGGATACGTTTAGAATTCAGGACGGTCGCCTCGGCCAGCACCTCTCCCATGGCTGCGTCCGTCTCGCCATCGAGAATGCAAAGTGGATCTACGACAACATTCCTCGCGGCACCAAGGTTGTTGTCTGGTAA
- a CDS encoding NlpC/P60 family protein — MRLKEAAFPMVAGLMMAALIHPVPALAGQVTTDDVPGIENGADASPVTLSASDEAPSAVAGPTTSSADDPVTSTGVSEAPSTADGWVDTDAGREYWKDGAPLKDEWLELNGARYRFSSDGVVLTGFQDIDGARYYFSPGSGVMQTGWQLLDGAWYWFDVTSGKMAINQAFAEGRWSRFDGQGKWLGYTNGWVLDSDDWYWTSAGASQTGWHWINGAWYWLNPANGKMATGWAWDGGAWYYMNPSGAMLTGWQYVDGRWYYLFPNGAMATGWFYENGTWYWLGGSGTAAQNEVAKVGSQSYVFNSSCGMGSSGWCLLDGKWYLASSSGALRTGWRRVNGFWYWMDRSDCAMRTGLLSLGDSKYYLTSSGAMATGWAWDDVDQCWYYATPDNNDGRLLTGWQWIGGSWYWMDQAAAKMRTGWLDFPDGSYFLSGSGAMLSSSLLDDGGNKYWFNGSGLCVSGWIDTPSGRFYFEPNSDDSETASTRHPAKLGRVEIDGKTYQINANSGVVRSAWVDNEDGSKSWASDDGSLSAITLRDDVLTLEDGTLASGWVDIEGSRFYADADGKLSSGWVTVDGKQYYFDPTTHAMKTGWLADGGSWYWLRSDGAMATGWVYVPNDAWYYLNSDGRMATGWLELDGKHYWLDGSGRMATGVRYIDGYRRYFWTDGACDKVGWQNPSQYPQVSSWNVTLPSYSSGKFAYATPSRISVDATREDCINAFVGRAYEYLGTPYIWDYACAPGVGVDCAGLALQCLYACGVDTFPMNPYDHYYTPGHDHYANDLWNHSGFLHLDFSQVQRGDIVCYSGHVAIYIGGGNIIEAASPRLGTRIVSATYRSDIRGVLRPFV; from the coding sequence GTGAGATTAAAGGAAGCTGCATTTCCCATGGTGGCCGGACTGATGATGGCGGCTCTCATCCATCCTGTTCCGGCGCTTGCTGGGCAGGTGACAACGGATGACGTGCCTGGCATCGAGAACGGAGCAGACGCTTCGCCGGTAACTTTGAGTGCGAGCGATGAGGCTCCGTCTGCAGTTGCTGGGCCAACTACCTCGTCAGCGGATGACCCTGTCACCTCAACTGGGGTATCCGAGGCGCCGTCAACGGCTGACGGCTGGGTTGACACGGATGCCGGCCGTGAATATTGGAAGGACGGTGCACCTCTAAAAGACGAGTGGCTTGAACTAAACGGTGCCCGTTACCGTTTCTCTTCCGATGGAGTCGTGCTCACGGGGTTCCAAGATATCGATGGGGCACGCTATTACTTTTCTCCTGGCTCAGGGGTCATGCAGACTGGCTGGCAGCTGCTTGACGGCGCATGGTACTGGTTCGATGTGACTTCGGGCAAGATGGCTATAAACCAGGCATTTGCCGAGGGACGCTGGTCTCGATTTGACGGACAGGGAAAGTGGCTCGGCTATACGAATGGTTGGGTGCTGGACAGCGATGACTGGTACTGGACTTCCGCCGGTGCGTCTCAAACCGGTTGGCACTGGATTAACGGCGCCTGGTATTGGCTGAATCCCGCTAATGGCAAAATGGCCACGGGCTGGGCTTGGGACGGCGGCGCCTGGTATTACATGAATCCGTCAGGGGCCATGCTTACTGGCTGGCAGTATGTTGATGGACGTTGGTACTATCTCTTCCCCAACGGAGCCATGGCTACGGGCTGGTTTTATGAGAACGGTACCTGGTACTGGCTTGGAGGCTCGGGTACCGCGGCTCAGAACGAAGTTGCTAAGGTAGGCTCCCAGAGCTATGTCTTTAATTCCTCATGTGGCATGGGGAGCTCGGGTTGGTGTCTCCTCGATGGGAAGTGGTATCTTGCTAGCTCCTCTGGTGCCTTGCGGACGGGATGGCGCCGGGTCAATGGCTTCTGGTACTGGATGGACCGGTCCGATTGCGCGATGAGAACGGGTCTCCTCAGTCTTGGAGACTCCAAGTACTACCTGACTTCCTCGGGTGCTATGGCGACTGGCTGGGCGTGGGATGACGTAGACCAGTGCTGGTACTACGCGACGCCCGACAACAATGACGGAAGGCTCCTTACTGGCTGGCAGTGGATTGGCGGCAGCTGGTACTGGATGGACCAAGCTGCTGCCAAGATGCGCACGGGCTGGCTCGACTTTCCTGATGGCAGCTACTTCCTTTCTGGCTCTGGAGCGATGCTGTCCTCGAGCTTGCTTGATGACGGTGGCAACAAGTACTGGTTTAACGGCTCCGGTCTATGTGTCTCTGGCTGGATTGACACACCGTCTGGAAGGTTCTACTTCGAGCCGAACTCAGATGACTCGGAGACCGCGAGCACAAGGCATCCGGCCAAGCTGGGGCGTGTCGAGATCGATGGGAAGACGTATCAGATCAATGCCAACTCCGGCGTGGTGAGGAGCGCCTGGGTTGACAACGAGGACGGGTCAAAGAGCTGGGCAAGCGATGATGGCTCGCTGTCCGCGATTACGCTTCGTGATGACGTGCTGACGCTCGAAGACGGTACGCTTGCCTCTGGCTGGGTCGATATTGAGGGCTCTCGGTTCTATGCGGACGCTGATGGCAAGCTCAGCTCTGGCTGGGTGACTGTTGACGGAAAGCAGTATTACTTTGACCCGACGACGCATGCAATGAAGACTGGTTGGCTTGCGGATGGCGGCTCATGGTATTGGCTTCGTAGCGACGGAGCGATGGCAACTGGTTGGGTGTATGTTCCTAACGACGCCTGGTATTACTTGAACTCTGACGGGCGCATGGCTACTGGATGGCTCGAGCTGGACGGGAAGCACTACTGGCTCGACGGGAGCGGGCGGATGGCTACGGGAGTTCGCTACATCGATGGCTACCGTCGCTACTTCTGGACCGACGGTGCGTGCGACAAGGTGGGCTGGCAGAACCCGTCGCAGTATCCTCAGGTGAGCTCTTGGAACGTGACACTTCCGAGCTATAGTTCTGGCAAGTTCGCCTATGCCACTCCGTCTCGTATCTCGGTCGATGCCACTCGAGAGGACTGCATCAACGCGTTTGTGGGCCGTGCCTACGAGTATCTGGGCACTCCCTACATCTGGGACTACGCATGTGCTCCTGGAGTCGGAGTTGATTGCGCGGGCTTGGCGCTTCAGTGCCTGTATGCCTGTGGCGTTGATACGTTCCCAATGAACCCGTATGACCACTACTACACGCCGGGCCACGACCACTATGCAAATGATCTCTGGAATCACAGTGGATTTCTCCACCTGGACTTTTCGCAAGTTCAAAGAGGAGACATCGTCTGCTACTCGGGTCATGTTGCCATCTATATCGGTGGCGGAAACATCATCGAGGCCGCGAGTCCGCGCTTGGGCACTCGAATCGTGTCGGCTACATACCGAAGCGATATCCGCGGTGTTCTGAGGCCGTTTGTGTAG
- a CDS encoding helix-turn-helix domain-containing protein, producing MGGFLMRADLRFRYDVGVRRRAAELFSSGLGCRSVAASLPAPIAAVRKWQEIYRAFGSEVLLRMDGKQARYTYEQRVAAASAVVDRGMPRPAAMARFGIMSKSPLDRWCRLYREGGAEALRPKPRGRPKAAGPGPRSREEELEERCRRLEAEVAYLKKLRALAERDGL from the coding sequence ATGGGAGGCTTTCTCATGCGGGCGGACCTCAGGTTTAGATACGACGTCGGGGTGAGGAGGAGGGCCGCGGAGCTCTTCTCCTCTGGACTGGGCTGCAGGTCGGTCGCCGCCAGCCTCCCGGCCCCGATTGCCGCCGTGAGAAAATGGCAGGAGATATACCGCGCGTTCGGGAGCGAGGTGCTGCTGCGCATGGACGGGAAGCAGGCCAGGTACACGTACGAGCAGAGGGTCGCCGCCGCCTCGGCCGTCGTCGACCGCGGGATGCCAAGGCCGGCGGCGATGGCCAGGTTCGGCATCATGTCGAAGTCTCCCCTCGACCGCTGGTGCAGGCTCTACCGGGAGGGCGGCGCGGAGGCGCTGCGCCCGAAGCCCAGGGGCAGGCCGAAGGCCGCGGGGCCCGGGCCGAGGAGCCGCGAGGAGGAGCTCGAGGAACGCTGCCGCAGGCTCGAGGCCGAGGTCGCCTACCTAAAAAAATTGCGCGCCCTGGCCGAGCGGGACGGGCTCTGA
- a CDS encoding IS3 family transposase, with amino-acid sequence MRAEGHSLRHLLACSGLARSTYYYTRAPPPRPTRPELWEAAAEIFSRTANGCGHRQVAMCLRAEEGAVIADKTVLKMMREMGIRCGIRRETAYHRYSSYRGVVGSTFENLLARDFAAGAPWEKLGTDVTEFKVAGGKAYWAPTLDFCTKEIVASDVSASPDMTQQLRMLDELLARLPEGASPVMHSDMGWQYQHERYAARLREAGIAQSMSRKGNCIDNAATEQLFGHVKDEFYRGCEWDSFEDFKRDLEAYVVHWNTRRRQVRLKGLTPEEFRRQALTA; translated from the coding sequence CTGCGCGCCGAGGGGCACTCGCTGCGGCACCTGCTCGCGTGCTCGGGGCTCGCAAGGTCGACCTACTACTACACCCGGGCGCCCCCGCCGCGGCCGACGAGACCGGAGCTCTGGGAGGCGGCGGCCGAGATCTTCTCCCGCACCGCCAACGGCTGCGGCCACCGCCAGGTCGCGATGTGCCTCAGGGCGGAGGAGGGCGCCGTGATCGCCGACAAGACGGTGCTCAAGATGATGCGCGAGATGGGGATCCGCTGCGGCATACGCCGCGAGACCGCCTACCACAGGTACAGCTCGTACAGGGGAGTCGTGGGCAGCACGTTCGAGAACCTGCTCGCCCGGGACTTCGCCGCCGGCGCCCCGTGGGAGAAGCTCGGCACGGACGTCACCGAGTTCAAGGTGGCCGGCGGCAAGGCCTATTGGGCGCCCACGCTGGACTTCTGCACCAAGGAGATCGTGGCGAGCGACGTCTCGGCCTCGCCCGACATGACCCAGCAGCTTAGGATGCTGGATGAGCTCCTGGCGAGGCTCCCGGAGGGGGCGTCGCCGGTCATGCACTCGGACATGGGCTGGCAGTATCAGCACGAGCGGTACGCGGCGAGGCTCAGGGAGGCTGGCATCGCCCAGAGCATGTCCCGCAAGGGCAACTGCATCGACAACGCCGCCACCGAGCAGCTCTTCGGCCACGTCAAGGACGAGTTCTACCGGGGCTGCGAGTGGGACAGCTTCGAGGACTTCAAGCGCGACCTCGAGGCGTACGTCGTCCACTGGAACACGCGCCGGAGGCAGGTAAGATTGAAGGGCCTGACCCCGGAGGAGTTCCGGAGACAGGCCCTCACGGCCTAG
- a CDS encoding DMT family transporter, whose amino-acid sequence MRFGLFSGILWGLDTVVLGIALSMAPFIDTPEAIAFAAVASSFLHDAACAIWLAIYMGVRGRLKDTLAALKTRSGLVVIAGALLGGPIGMTGYVIAINNIGAAYTAIISAFYPALGAFLSYVLLKEKMSAKQIASLIVALFGVMAMGYISAGDSEMGNTTIGLVGAILAVIGWGSEAVLCAWGMKDDAVDNETALQIRETASALVYGIAVLPLFGAWGFTAHAIPNFATGIVALSALAGTASYLFYYKGISVIGAAKAMALNISYSAWAVAFGFILQGTVPTPATVFCCILILVGTILAASDWNELFGRKNS is encoded by the coding sequence ATGCGTTTTGGACTGTTCAGCGGCATACTCTGGGGTCTCGATACCGTCGTCCTGGGAATTGCCCTCTCCATGGCGCCCTTCATCGATACGCCGGAGGCCATTGCCTTCGCCGCCGTTGCCAGCTCGTTTCTCCATGATGCCGCCTGTGCCATATGGCTTGCCATCTACATGGGCGTCCGAGGACGCCTCAAGGACACCCTCGCAGCCCTCAAGACCAGGAGCGGGCTCGTTGTCATCGCCGGAGCCCTACTTGGCGGCCCCATTGGCATGACGGGTTACGTAATTGCCATCAACAACATCGGCGCCGCGTACACCGCCATCATCTCTGCCTTCTATCCCGCGCTTGGCGCGTTTCTCTCTTACGTGTTGCTCAAGGAGAAGATGAGCGCCAAGCAGATAGCCTCCCTGATCGTTGCCTTGTTTGGTGTCATGGCCATGGGCTATATCTCCGCGGGCGATTCCGAGATGGGCAATACCACAATTGGACTCGTTGGAGCCATCCTCGCCGTGATCGGCTGGGGATCGGAAGCCGTACTCTGCGCCTGGGGCATGAAGGACGACGCTGTGGACAACGAGACAGCACTCCAAATCCGCGAAACCGCATCCGCACTCGTCTACGGAATCGCTGTTCTCCCCCTCTTCGGCGCCTGGGGCTTTACGGCACACGCCATTCCCAACTTCGCCACGGGTATCGTCGCGCTGTCCGCGCTTGCCGGAACCGCCTCATACCTCTTCTACTACAAGGGCATTTCTGTCATTGGCGCGGCAAAGGCAATGGCGCTCAATATCTCATACTCTGCCTGGGCAGTGGCCTTTGGCTTTATCCTGCAAGGCACTGTGCCAACTCCCGCGACAGTCTTCTGCTGCATCCTCATCCTTGTTGGCACCATTCTCGCCGCGTCAGACTGGAACGAGCTATTTGGACGCAAGAATTCGTAA
- a CDS encoding phosphotransferase, with the protein MLDKKSFAVLNALRQTPGISQRDIANASDLSLGTVNAAMKAVTEAGLVQNGKLTSTGLQALAPHKVENAVIMAAGLSSRFAPISYEKPKGLLKVRGEVLIERQIEQLLEAGITDITVVVGYKKEYFFYLRQKYGVTIVNNDEYASRNNNGSLYRVREKLGNTYVCSSDDYFTENPFEPYVYKAYYSAQYAAGDTKEWCITTGAQDRITKVVVGGSNSWYMLGHVYFDRTFSKRFVEILESEYNDPETVDKLWEDLYIDHIKELDMTMRPYPAGVINEFDSLDELRAFDPHFLENVDSEIFDNITEILGCTKAEIHDVYPLKQGLTNLSCHFATNEGEYVYRHPGVGTELLVNRRSEYTALKKAKELGLDDTFIHEDPERGWKISKFVSNAKQPDPHNAAQMAQMMRVCRTLHDSGAHVETEFDFYKEAKRYESLLLEKGPIDIPGYWEMAAEVDRLEEYVRADKAPKCLCHNDFFYLNFLIDEANKYYLIDWEYAGMSDYANDFGTCCVCCELKPAEVDAALDEYFDRKATPGERAHNYAHIALAGWCWYLWALLKEAEGDFVGEWLYIYYNYGREYLTKALALYEEA; encoded by the coding sequence ATGCTCGATAAGAAATCCTTCGCTGTGCTCAATGCCCTCCGCCAGACGCCAGGTATAAGCCAACGCGACATCGCCAACGCTTCGGACTTATCCCTTGGTACGGTCAACGCCGCAATGAAGGCCGTCACCGAAGCCGGCCTTGTGCAGAATGGCAAGCTCACGAGCACCGGCCTCCAGGCGCTCGCGCCCCACAAGGTCGAAAACGCCGTCATCATGGCGGCCGGCCTTTCCTCTCGCTTTGCCCCCATCTCGTATGAGAAGCCCAAGGGCCTGCTCAAAGTTCGCGGAGAGGTCCTCATCGAGCGCCAGATCGAGCAACTCCTCGAAGCAGGCATTACGGATATCACCGTAGTCGTGGGCTACAAGAAGGAGTACTTCTTCTACCTCCGCCAGAAATACGGTGTCACAATCGTCAACAATGACGAATACGCCTCTCGCAACAACAACGGCTCGCTTTATCGAGTCCGTGAAAAGCTCGGCAATACCTACGTCTGCTCCAGCGACGACTACTTTACCGAGAACCCGTTTGAGCCTTATGTCTACAAGGCCTACTACTCCGCACAATACGCCGCAGGCGACACCAAGGAATGGTGCATCACCACGGGTGCTCAGGACCGAATCACCAAGGTCGTTGTCGGGGGCTCAAACTCTTGGTACATGCTCGGACATGTCTACTTTGACCGCACGTTCTCGAAACGCTTTGTCGAGATTCTCGAAAGCGAGTACAACGACCCGGAGACCGTCGATAAGCTGTGGGAAGACCTCTACATCGACCACATCAAGGAACTCGACATGACGATGCGCCCCTACCCCGCCGGCGTTATCAACGAGTTTGACTCTCTTGACGAGCTTCGTGCCTTTGACCCGCATTTCCTTGAGAACGTCGACTCTGAGATCTTCGACAACATCACGGAAATCCTTGGGTGCACCAAGGCGGAGATTCATGATGTCTATCCCCTCAAGCAGGGCCTTACAAATCTCAGCTGCCACTTCGCCACCAACGAGGGCGAGTATGTCTACCGTCATCCCGGCGTTGGGACCGAACTTCTCGTGAATCGTCGCAGCGAGTACACCGCTCTCAAGAAGGCCAAGGAGCTTGGCCTGGACGATACGTTCATCCACGAGGACCCGGAGCGAGGGTGGAAGATCTCCAAGTTCGTCTCAAATGCCAAGCAGCCCGACCCACACAACGCCGCTCAGATGGCCCAAATGATGAGGGTATGCCGCACCCTCCATGACTCGGGTGCGCATGTTGAGACCGAGTTCGACTTCTACAAGGAGGCGAAGCGCTATGAATCGCTCCTCCTCGAGAAGGGACCAATCGACATCCCAGGGTATTGGGAGATGGCCGCGGAAGTCGATCGTCTCGAAGAGTATGTCAGAGCGGACAAAGCGCCAAAGTGCCTCTGCCACAATGACTTCTTCTATCTCAACTTCCTTATCGACGAGGCCAACAAGTATTACCTCATCGACTGGGAGTATGCGGGCATGAGCGACTACGCCAACGACTTTGGCACCTGCTGCGTCTGCTGCGAGCTCAAGCCCGCCGAAGTCGACGCCGCGCTTGACGAGTACTTTGATCGCAAGGCAACTCCGGGTGAGCGCGCCCACAACTACGCCCACATCGCCCTTGCCGGCTGGTGCTGGTACCTTTGGGCCCTCCTTAAGGAGGCCGAAGGCGATTTCGTGGGTGAGTGGCTCTACATCTACTACAACTACGGGCGTGAGTACCTCACCAAGGCTCTAGCTCTGTATGAGGAGGCATAG